The Serratia nematodiphila DZ0503SBS1 sequence TATCCCGACCTGGTACTACGGTGAAGCGCAGTGTGACTGGGACGATTTCTTCCCGACGCTGGAAGAAGTCGATTTCAACGGCAAACTGGTGGCGCTGTTCGGTTGCGGCGACCAGGAAGACTACGCGGAATACTTCTGTGACGCGATGGGCACCATCCGCGACATCATCGAACCGCGCGGCGCGGCCATCGTTGGCCACTGGCCGACCAAAGGCTACCACTTCGAAGCTTCCAAAGGCCTGGCGGACGACAACCACTTCATCGGTCTGGCGATCGACGAAGACCGTCAGCCGGAGCTGACCAACGAGCGCGTCGACGCCTGGGTCAAACAGATCGTCGAAGAGCTGAGCCTGGCCGATATCGTCGGCTAAACGCCGGGACTGGCGAAAGGTTGAACAAAGGCCCTGTAAAGTGCATAGTGTGCCGACAGGGCCGTCATCGGCAACAGGGATTGCTGCGATAGAAGCTACAGATTTGTAACTTCCCACCCCGTCACGGTAGACTGAGATATCGGTTTATCCCATCCATCAAGGCGTTGCATGCAAAACATGCAATAGTGCAATTATATCTTTGTTAACAACCGGCGGTTTCCATTTAGTACAACCGGTTCTATAATGAGACGCATTAACTCTT is a genomic window containing:
- the fldA gene encoding flavodoxin FldA; the protein is MATVGIFFGSDTGNTENIAKMIQKILQKQFGDDVSEVHDIAKSSKEDLEGFDILLLGIPTWYYGEAQCDWDDFFPTLEEVDFNGKLVALFGCGDQEDYAEYFCDAMGTIRDIIEPRGAAIVGHWPTKGYHFEASKGLADDNHFIGLAIDEDRQPELTNERVDAWVKQIVEELSLADIVG